One segment of Amycolatopsis alba DSM 44262 DNA contains the following:
- a CDS encoding helix-turn-helix transcriptional regulator, protein MSTTMTTPVRPVLRTEERREIRVAVHAGDPLVRAGLRSALGDGPGITLRDDPEKADVLVAVAGNEPHRIPAGPARLVLIADQPKQAELWAAVERGLAVVVARSEATPGRLLRAVADAHAGRGDLPADQLGSLLRGISRLHKEVLEPRELTLSGLSPRETEVLRLLAEGFDTGEIARRVAYSDRTVKNILHGLLSRFGLRNRTHVVAYALREGLI, encoded by the coding sequence ATGTCGACGACCATGACGACACCCGTCCGGCCGGTCCTCCGGACCGAGGAACGCCGTGAGATCCGCGTCGCCGTGCACGCCGGTGATCCGCTCGTCCGGGCGGGCCTGCGCAGCGCGCTCGGCGACGGCCCCGGCATCACCCTGCGGGACGACCCGGAGAAGGCCGACGTCCTCGTCGCGGTCGCGGGGAACGAGCCGCACCGGATCCCGGCAGGCCCCGCCCGGCTGGTGCTGATCGCCGATCAGCCCAAGCAGGCGGAACTGTGGGCCGCGGTGGAACGCGGGCTCGCCGTCGTCGTCGCGCGCTCCGAAGCGACGCCGGGACGGCTGTTGCGCGCTGTCGCCGACGCCCACGCCGGCCGCGGCGATCTGCCCGCCGACCAGCTCGGCAGTCTGCTCCGGGGAATTTCGCGGCTGCACAAGGAAGTCCTCGAACCGCGCGAACTCACCCTCAGCGGTCTGTCGCCACGGGAGACCGAAGTGCTCCGGCTGCTCGCGGAGGGGTTCGACACCGGTGAGATCGCCCGGCGGGTGGCGTACTCCGACCGGACCGTGAAGAACATCCTGCACGGCCTGCTCAGCCGGTTCGGCTTACGCAACCGCACGCATGTCGTGGCCTACGCGCTTCGCGAAGGCCTCATCTGA
- a CDS encoding NAD(P)H-binding protein: protein MIVVTAPTGQIGSRLLGTLLENGEPIRVIARDPARLADHVRERVEVVKGSHSDAGVVDEAFAGADTVFWLVAADHRAESLEAAYLDFTRPACEAFEKHGVTRVVGVSALGRGVGENAGYLSASWAMDDLIAATGVHYRALTMPTFMDNLLWQAGSIGKDGVFFAPVSADRKAPTCATRDIAAVAAGLLLDASWHGVADVPVLGPEDLSQNDLAAIMSDVLGRPVRYQQVSMDAFRATQREHGWSEAMAQGMVDMMLAKEAGIDVATPRTPEATTPTTFRQWCEEVLKPAVSSVS, encoded by the coding sequence ATGATCGTCGTCACCGCGCCGACCGGACAGATCGGCAGCAGGCTGCTCGGCACCCTCCTCGAAAACGGCGAGCCGATCCGCGTGATCGCCCGTGATCCCGCCCGGCTGGCCGATCACGTCCGTGAGCGCGTCGAGGTCGTCAAGGGCTCGCACAGCGACGCCGGTGTCGTCGACGAAGCCTTCGCCGGCGCCGACACCGTGTTCTGGCTGGTCGCCGCGGACCACCGCGCCGAGAGCCTCGAAGCCGCCTACCTGGACTTCACCCGGCCCGCTTGCGAGGCCTTCGAGAAGCACGGCGTGACCAGGGTCGTCGGCGTCTCGGCACTGGGCCGCGGCGTCGGGGAGAACGCCGGATACCTGTCGGCGTCGTGGGCCATGGACGACCTGATCGCCGCCACGGGCGTGCACTACCGGGCGCTGACGATGCCCACGTTCATGGACAACCTGTTGTGGCAGGCCGGGTCCATCGGCAAGGACGGTGTCTTCTTCGCGCCGGTCTCTGCCGACCGCAAGGCGCCGACCTGCGCCACGCGCGACATCGCCGCGGTCGCCGCCGGGCTGCTGCTCGACGCGTCGTGGCACGGCGTGGCCGACGTCCCGGTGCTCGGTCCGGAAGACCTGTCCCAGAACGATCTCGCGGCGATCATGTCCGACGTCCTCGGGCGGCCGGTGCGCTACCAGCAGGTCTCCATGGACGCTTTTCGTGCGACGCAACGCGAACACGGCTGGTCCGAGGCGATGGCCCAGGGCATGGTCGACATGATGCTCGCCAAGGAAGCGGGCATCGACGTCGCCACGCCGCGGACGCCGGAGGCCACCACGCCGACGACCTTCCGCCAGTGGTGCGAAGAGGTGCTCAAGCCGGCCGTCTCTTCGGTGAGCTGA
- a CDS encoding TetR/AcrR family transcriptional regulator, producing the protein MDTLDTLRTRKKAATRQSLHEAALRLAMEHGLDGVTVEDIADTVGVSRRTFSNYFANKEDAILYADRERTGLLVTLVEGRPPGEKPWQALRAACQDLYRANPVPDREWVAQLRLLRRHPSLLARQAGDQFALERDLIAVLLARGHGLDQELARLTAATFLAALRTGNILWLEGPDDQPLPEVVDRVLGRVQLR; encoded by the coding sequence GTGGACACCCTCGACACGCTCCGCACCCGCAAGAAGGCGGCGACGCGGCAGTCACTGCACGAGGCCGCGCTTCGCCTGGCGATGGAGCACGGTCTCGACGGCGTGACCGTCGAGGACATCGCCGACACGGTGGGGGTGTCCCGGCGGACGTTCTCGAACTACTTCGCGAACAAAGAGGACGCGATCCTGTACGCCGACCGCGAGCGGACCGGGCTGCTGGTGACGCTGGTCGAGGGCAGGCCGCCCGGCGAGAAGCCGTGGCAGGCGCTGCGAGCGGCGTGCCAGGACCTGTACCGGGCGAACCCCGTCCCCGACCGCGAATGGGTGGCGCAGCTGAGGCTGCTGCGGCGGCATCCGTCGCTGCTCGCGCGGCAGGCCGGTGACCAGTTCGCCCTCGAACGCGACCTGATCGCGGTGCTGCTCGCCAGGGGGCACGGCCTCGACCAGGAGCTGGCCCGCCTCACCGCGGCGACTTTCCTCGCCGCTCTGCGGACCGGGAACATCCTGTGGCTGGAAGGCCCGGACGATCAGCCGCTTCCCGAGGTCGTGGACAGGGTGCTGGGCCGCGTTCAGCTCCGCTGA
- a CDS encoding helix-turn-helix transcriptional regulator, whose protein sequence is MLIQGEKTARRTDRVRVAVHAPDLLAGLGTTSILGADERLDVLADTDLGPAEVIVTVGDSIGDGVFAFLRQVRAASSLTSPPRCVIVTDHFPVQVLMTAIECGMAALLPRRDLDSEHLVRTILAVSQGAGALPPRLQGSLLSQLERIQEDLLVPNGLALSGLSDREREVLRLLADGHGTEEIAAKLAYSESTVKNVLHRVMSRYGLHNRTHAVAFALRTGSI, encoded by the coding sequence ATGTTGATTCAAGGGGAGAAGACCGCCAGGAGGACCGATCGCGTCAGAGTCGCCGTGCATGCCCCGGACCTCCTGGCCGGGCTCGGCACGACGAGCATTCTCGGCGCCGACGAACGGCTGGACGTGCTCGCCGACACCGACCTGGGGCCGGCCGAAGTGATCGTGACGGTCGGGGATTCCATCGGCGACGGGGTTTTCGCGTTCCTGCGCCAAGTACGCGCCGCGTCGTCGCTCACGTCGCCACCGAGATGCGTGATCGTCACCGATCACTTCCCGGTCCAGGTCCTGATGACGGCGATCGAATGCGGGATGGCCGCGTTGCTGCCGCGGCGCGACCTCGACAGCGAACACCTGGTGCGGACGATTCTCGCGGTCAGCCAGGGCGCAGGCGCCCTGCCGCCGCGGCTGCAGGGCAGCCTGCTCTCGCAGCTCGAACGGATCCAGGAAGACCTGCTGGTGCCCAACGGGCTCGCGCTGTCCGGCCTGTCCGACCGCGAACGGGAGGTCCTCCGCCTGCTCGCCGACGGCCATGGCACGGAGGAGATCGCGGCCAAACTCGCCTATTCGGAGAGCACGGTGAAGAACGTCCTCCATCGGGTGATGTCGCGGTACGGCCTCCACAACCGCACGCACGCTGTCGCCTTCGCCCTGCGCACCGGGTCGATCTGA
- a CDS encoding TetR/AcrR family transcriptional regulator, whose protein sequence is MTDADGQSPRERYRDQVRAEIKQHAWEQIAAAGVPALSLNAIAKQVGMSGPALYRYFASRDDLITALIRDAYRSLADTVRAAFEAGADLSGLAVTIRDWARSDPQRYFLIYGTPVPGYHAPDDTTAISREVMAVLLDACRAITVDSPETAFDKHLDGHRDWAGDDPGTSATLHRALAFWTRLHGVLSLELAGHFTGMKFDPDLLIADELDDLTTR, encoded by the coding sequence ATGACGGACGCGGACGGGCAGAGCCCGCGGGAGCGCTACCGCGACCAGGTGCGCGCGGAGATCAAGCAGCACGCGTGGGAGCAGATCGCCGCCGCCGGGGTCCCCGCGCTGTCGCTCAACGCGATCGCCAAGCAGGTGGGGATGAGCGGTCCTGCCCTGTACCGGTACTTCGCCAGCCGCGACGACCTCATCACCGCGCTCATCCGCGACGCCTACCGCAGCCTCGCTGACACCGTCCGGGCCGCGTTCGAAGCGGGTGCCGACCTGAGCGGGCTCGCCGTCACCATCCGGGACTGGGCCAGGAGCGACCCGCAGCGCTACTTCCTGATCTACGGCACTCCCGTCCCCGGCTACCACGCGCCCGACGACACCACCGCCATCTCGCGAGAGGTCATGGCGGTCCTGCTCGACGCGTGCCGCGCGATCACCGTGGACAGCCCGGAAACCGCGTTCGACAAGCATCTGGACGGCCACCGCGACTGGGCGGGCGACGATCCGGGCACGTCCGCGACCCTGCACCGTGCGCTCGCCTTCTGGACCCGCCTGCACGGCGTGCTCTCGCTCGAACTCGCCGGCCACTTCACCGGAATGAAATTCGACCCCGATCTGTTGATCGCAGACGAGCTGGACGATCTCACGACGCGCTGA
- a CDS encoding ATP-binding protein has translation MEPVDANETRSVFGKLLLEHRRAAGWTQGRLAEASGISVRALRELERGRARAAQQRSAEVLADALGLTGGDREFFLTVAKQGRRRNPALAAQVAATCALPTPPSDLSGRESELDQLSAKVAEGGGVVAIVGQAGVGKTALAVTAADRWRPDFPDGSYAVDLRGMDEEPLSARAALDRLLRALDVAPGQVPASEGERSALLRMLLEGRKVLLLLDNAADEAQVRPLLATGPGCLTLITCRRTLAGLEGARWLALEPLSDGGATGLLAKIIGADRVRAEPAAARELVELCGYLPLAVRIAGNRLATRPQWSLAQLADRLRDEGTRLRALAAGDLQLRSAFDLSYRAVSAGARLLFRRLATVPGADFGLELAGVVSGASPVDVHEYLDELVDASLLQTAAEPERHQFHDLIRLFAEERFEAEEDPAERDTVLAHLLDKAAEAAKLFYPKAPESGRFGSRDELTRWLDVEGDNWVAAQRVAARKGWHREVSGLAIALHWYSDGRSAQRPWWEIFSLGAAAASELGNTGDEAKLLNFVGWASSVCLGDDKGAVAAHRRALDLAVRIGDRVEQTWASIYLGQVLRLIGESDEAFEFAKRGYDLASELPFWDGQTTARNMYGRALLNAGRHTEALAVHRAVLSDAERLAGDTYPGFHQLLKTLTLRAIGDVLGGLAEWREAAGHFRASRWLAWEGGFDGLEVISAIREGRAWREAGAFEEARECFTLAVELSTSPSFSAWREQASAELASLPSP, from the coding sequence GTGGAACCGGTGGATGCGAACGAGACGCGGTCGGTGTTCGGAAAGCTCCTGCTCGAACACCGCCGGGCCGCGGGCTGGACACAGGGGCGGCTGGCCGAGGCCTCCGGCATCAGCGTCCGCGCCCTGCGCGAGCTGGAACGCGGCCGCGCGCGAGCCGCCCAGCAGCGTTCCGCCGAAGTGCTCGCGGACGCGCTCGGCCTGACCGGCGGTGACCGGGAGTTCTTCCTGACCGTCGCCAAACAGGGACGGCGCCGGAACCCGGCGCTCGCCGCCCAGGTCGCGGCGACCTGCGCGCTGCCCACGCCGCCGTCGGATCTGTCCGGCCGGGAAAGCGAACTGGACCAGCTGTCCGCGAAAGTCGCCGAGGGCGGCGGCGTGGTCGCCATCGTCGGGCAGGCAGGCGTGGGGAAGACCGCGCTCGCGGTGACGGCGGCGGACCGGTGGCGCCCGGATTTCCCGGACGGCAGTTACGCGGTGGACCTGCGCGGAATGGACGAGGAACCGTTGAGTGCCAGGGCCGCGCTCGACCGGCTGCTGCGCGCGCTGGACGTCGCGCCGGGGCAGGTCCCCGCCTCCGAAGGCGAACGGTCGGCGTTGCTGCGGATGCTGCTCGAAGGACGGAAGGTCCTGCTGCTGCTCGACAACGCCGCCGACGAGGCGCAGGTCCGGCCGTTGCTGGCCACCGGGCCCGGCTGCCTCACCCTGATCACCTGCCGTCGCACGCTCGCCGGGCTCGAGGGTGCCCGCTGGCTGGCGCTCGAACCGCTTTCGGACGGCGGCGCGACCGGCCTGCTCGCCAAGATCATCGGCGCCGACCGGGTGCGCGCGGAACCCGCCGCCGCGCGGGAACTCGTCGAGCTGTGCGGATACCTGCCGCTCGCGGTCCGGATCGCGGGCAACCGGCTCGCCACCCGGCCGCAGTGGTCACTGGCCCAATTGGCCGACCGGCTGCGTGACGAAGGCACCCGGCTGCGCGCGCTCGCGGCGGGCGATCTTCAGCTGCGGTCGGCGTTCGACCTGTCCTATCGCGCGGTCTCGGCCGGGGCGCGCCTGCTGTTCCGGCGGCTCGCGACCGTGCCGGGCGCGGACTTCGGCCTCGAACTCGCGGGCGTCGTGTCCGGTGCCTCCCCCGTCGACGTCCACGAGTACCTCGACGAACTCGTCGACGCCAGCCTCCTGCAGACCGCGGCCGAGCCGGAACGTCACCAGTTCCACGACCTGATCCGCCTGTTCGCCGAGGAGCGGTTCGAGGCGGAGGAGGACCCCGCCGAGCGGGACACCGTGCTCGCCCACCTGCTCGACAAGGCGGCCGAAGCGGCCAAGTTGTTCTACCCCAAGGCGCCGGAGTCCGGACGATTCGGCTCACGGGACGAGCTCACCCGCTGGCTGGACGTCGAGGGCGACAACTGGGTCGCCGCGCAGCGGGTGGCGGCACGGAAGGGCTGGCACCGGGAGGTCAGCGGTCTCGCCATCGCACTGCACTGGTATTCCGACGGACGCAGTGCCCAGCGGCCGTGGTGGGAGATCTTCTCGCTCGGCGCGGCCGCGGCGAGCGAACTCGGCAACACCGGTGACGAGGCGAAACTGCTCAACTTCGTCGGCTGGGCGAGCAGTGTCTGTCTCGGCGACGACAAAGGCGCCGTGGCGGCGCACCGCCGCGCGCTCGACCTCGCCGTCCGGATCGGCGACCGCGTCGAGCAGACCTGGGCATCCATCTACCTCGGCCAGGTGCTGCGGTTGATCGGAGAGAGCGACGAGGCGTTCGAGTTCGCGAAGCGCGGGTACGACCTGGCGAGCGAATTGCCGTTCTGGGACGGGCAAACCACGGCGCGGAACATGTACGGACGAGCGCTGCTCAACGCCGGGCGGCATACCGAAGCGCTCGCCGTGCACCGGGCCGTGCTGTCCGACGCCGAACGACTGGCCGGCGACACCTACCCCGGTTTCCATCAGCTGTTGAAGACCCTGACCCTGCGCGCCATCGGTGACGTGCTCGGCGGTCTCGCCGAATGGCGGGAGGCGGCGGGCCACTTCCGCGCCAGCAGGTGGCTCGCGTGGGAAGGCGGTTTCGACGGGCTGGAGGTCATCAGCGCGATCCGCGAGGGACGGGCCTGGCGGGAAGCCGGTGCCTTCGAGGAGGCCAGGGAGTGCTTCACCCTGGCCGTGGAACTCTCGACCTCGCCGTCGTTCAGCGCTTGGCGGGAACAGGCGTCGGCTGAGCTGGCATCGCTGCCGTCACCCTGA
- a CDS encoding glycosyltransferase produces the protein MRVLLTTWGSRGDVEPLVGLAREVRELGAEAVVCAPPDEEFATLLERAGVPSVPLGPTVHSVVAGPKPPTGEDALKLAPALVAARFETLAKAAEGCDAILATGLLPAGARDVAEKLGIPYVYACFHIFGLPSRHFAPGLRPGTPSPEGETDNRVLWQQDAQRVNALYGGALNEHRVAIGLPPVDNVRDHVFTGSPWLAADAVLCPSEGMTDLDIVQTGAWIRPDDRPLPDELEQFLAAGEPPVYVGFGSMAAYAPKDIARVAIESLRALGRRILLARGWAGLVAIDDADDCFVVGEVNQQALFRRVAAVVHHGGAGTTTTAALAGAPQVVVPRIADQPYWASRVAELGTGVAHQDPAPTVESLSAALTTVLSPETGARAKAVAGTIRTDGAAVAAKLLLETAKA, from the coding sequence GTGCGTGTTTTGCTGACGACGTGGGGATCTCGCGGGGATGTCGAACCCCTGGTGGGACTCGCGAGGGAAGTGCGGGAACTCGGCGCGGAAGCGGTGGTGTGCGCGCCGCCGGACGAAGAGTTCGCGACGTTGCTGGAGCGGGCGGGTGTGCCGTCGGTGCCGCTCGGCCCGACGGTGCACTCGGTGGTCGCCGGGCCGAAGCCGCCGACGGGGGAAGACGCGCTGAAGCTCGCCCCGGCGCTGGTCGCCGCCCGCTTCGAGACGCTCGCCAAGGCGGCCGAGGGATGCGACGCGATCCTGGCGACCGGACTGCTGCCCGCCGGCGCGCGGGACGTGGCCGAGAAACTGGGAATCCCCTACGTGTACGCGTGTTTCCACATCTTCGGGCTGCCGTCGCGGCATTTCGCCCCAGGGCTGCGGCCGGGCACGCCGTCCCCGGAAGGCGAGACCGACAACCGGGTGCTGTGGCAGCAGGACGCCCAACGGGTGAACGCGTTGTACGGCGGCGCGCTCAACGAGCACCGCGTGGCGATCGGGCTGCCACCGGTGGACAACGTCCGCGACCACGTCTTCACCGGCAGTCCGTGGCTGGCCGCCGACGCGGTCCTGTGCCCGTCGGAGGGGATGACGGATCTCGACATCGTCCAAACGGGAGCGTGGATCCGGCCCGACGACCGCCCGCTCCCGGACGAGCTCGAACAGTTCCTGGCCGCCGGTGAGCCGCCGGTGTACGTGGGCTTCGGCAGCATGGCCGCGTACGCGCCGAAGGACATCGCCCGTGTGGCCATCGAGTCGCTGCGGGCGCTGGGGCGGCGGATCCTGCTCGCCCGCGGATGGGCCGGACTGGTCGCGATCGACGACGCCGACGACTGTTTCGTCGTCGGCGAAGTCAATCAGCAGGCGCTCTTCCGCCGGGTGGCCGCCGTCGTGCACCACGGCGGTGCGGGGACCACGACGACGGCCGCACTGGCGGGCGCGCCCCAGGTGGTCGTCCCGCGGATCGCGGACCAGCCGTATTGGGCGTCGCGCGTGGCCGAACTGGGAACCGGTGTGGCGCACCAGGATCCGGCGCCTACCGTCGAGTCCCTGTCGGCCGCGCTCACGACGGTCCTGTCCCCCGAGACCGGCGCGCGGGCGAAAGCCGTGGCCGGCACGATCCGAACCGATGGAGCCGCGGTGGCGGCGAAACTACTCCTGGAGACGGCCAAAGCCTAA
- a CDS encoding amidase, whose product MTGDDFTWLDATAQAELVRTGQVSPLELLDAAIARIEKLDVALNAVVSTRFDQARREAVTARAQGPFHGVPMLLKDFLCHTAGDPVHGGMRVLRDRDWRAPSDSYLAARLRAAGFLFCGRTNTPELATSITTEPLLYGATRNPWNPARSPGGSSGGSAAAVAAGMVPVAHGNDMAGSIRIPAAACGLVGLKPSRARTSLGPEFGEYWGQVTHEHVLTRSVRDTAAVLDVTAGAAPGDPYSAPPPDRPYRTEVGADPGSLRIGFRITSPGTCETAHFDSVAAVERTARLLESLGHRVEPTAAAALDAPGMFDTMPALLAAVVTWELDAWSERLGERLPSSVLEPMNAMLAEAGRSVTAVQWLAGSLLSQRWARGVAALWEDELDVLLTPTSPAPPAALGDLAPDAKSPEELAAGIATGAAFTAPFNITGQPAISLPLHWNAEGLPIGVQLVAAQDREDVLIRLAAQLEEAAPWSARRPT is encoded by the coding sequence ATGACTGGCGACGATTTCACCTGGCTGGACGCGACGGCCCAGGCGGAACTGGTCCGTACGGGACAGGTGTCACCGCTGGAGCTGCTCGACGCGGCGATCGCGCGGATCGAAAAGCTCGACGTCGCCCTCAACGCCGTCGTCAGCACCCGGTTCGACCAGGCCCGCCGGGAGGCCGTGACCGCGCGGGCACAGGGCCCGTTCCACGGTGTGCCGATGCTGCTGAAGGACTTCCTCTGCCACACCGCGGGCGATCCGGTGCACGGCGGCATGCGGGTCCTGCGCGACCGGGATTGGCGCGCCCCGTCGGACTCGTACCTTGCCGCGCGCCTGCGGGCCGCGGGGTTCCTGTTCTGCGGCCGGACGAACACGCCGGAACTGGCGACCAGCATCACCACCGAACCGCTCCTGTACGGCGCGACCCGGAATCCGTGGAACCCGGCGCGGTCGCCGGGCGGGTCGAGCGGCGGATCGGCCGCCGCGGTGGCCGCGGGCATGGTCCCGGTCGCGCACGGCAACGACATGGCGGGCTCGATCCGGATCCCGGCGGCCGCCTGCGGGCTGGTCGGGCTGAAGCCGAGCCGCGCGCGGACCAGCCTCGGGCCGGAGTTCGGCGAGTACTGGGGCCAGGTCACCCACGAACACGTCCTGACCAGGTCGGTCCGGGACACGGCGGCGGTACTCGACGTCACCGCGGGCGCCGCGCCGGGCGATCCCTACAGCGCACCGCCGCCGGACCGTCCTTATCGGACGGAGGTCGGCGCGGATCCCGGTTCCCTGCGGATCGGATTCCGGATCACCTCGCCCGGCACCTGCGAAACCGCGCACTTCGACAGCGTCGCCGCCGTCGAACGAACCGCCCGCCTGCTCGAATCGCTCGGCCACCGGGTCGAGCCCACCGCGGCGGCCGCGCTGGACGCGCCAGGGATGTTCGACACCATGCCCGCCCTGCTCGCGGCCGTGGTCACCTGGGAACTCGACGCCTGGTCCGAGCGGCTCGGGGAACGGCTGCCGTCGTCCGTCCTGGAGCCGATGAACGCGATGCTCGCCGAGGCAGGCCGATCGGTCACCGCCGTGCAGTGGCTCGCCGGGTCGCTCTTGTCGCAGCGGTGGGCCCGCGGTGTCGCGGCGCTCTGGGAGGACGAACTGGACGTCCTCCTCACCCCGACGTCACCCGCGCCGCCCGCCGCACTCGGCGACCTGGCCCCGGACGCGAAGTCCCCCGAGGAACTGGCCGCCGGGATCGCCACCGGCGCGGCGTTCACGGCGCCGTTCAACATCACCGGACAGCCCGCGATCTCCTTGCCGCTGCACTGGAACGCCGAGGGACTGCCGATCGGCGTCCAGCTCGTCGCCGCCCAGGACCGCGAGGACGTCCTCATCCGGCTCGCCGCCCAGCTCGAGGAGGCCGCGCCCTGGTCGGCGAGGCGCCCGACGTGA
- a CDS encoding LysR family transcriptional regulator: MSDLETRQLRYFVAVAEELHFGRAAERLSMAQPPLSRAIKDLERRLDVQLLERTTRQVALTRAGEVFLRDARTALEAIAAAERRVRQAGRPDRRLRLALKADHDAGCLPQIIEAYEAEEGALPVELILGGRGEQPVQLRDGRADVALVPSPFDARRLDFEPLLTEPRLVALAANDPLAARSRLTLSDLDGRLLPDGAPAEQGPSTGQPAAVAPHGPVSDLTQILKLVELGTIVCFLPVSVADRYRRAGIAYLAVDDLEPTTLAVMWPQDSRSPAVAAFVRAATTVVTSAFALTQRS, translated from the coding sequence ATGAGTGATCTGGAGACGCGGCAGCTCCGCTACTTCGTGGCCGTCGCGGAGGAGCTTCACTTCGGACGCGCGGCCGAGCGGCTTTCGATGGCGCAGCCGCCGCTGTCCAGGGCGATCAAGGACCTGGAACGACGCCTGGACGTCCAGTTGCTCGAACGCACCACCCGCCAGGTCGCGCTCACGAGAGCGGGCGAGGTGTTCCTGCGGGACGCCAGGACCGCGCTCGAAGCGATCGCCGCGGCGGAACGGCGGGTCAGGCAGGCGGGCCGTCCCGATCGACGGCTGCGGCTGGCGCTGAAGGCCGACCACGACGCCGGATGCCTGCCGCAGATCATCGAGGCCTACGAGGCCGAGGAAGGCGCCCTGCCCGTCGAACTGATCCTCGGCGGCCGAGGCGAGCAGCCGGTGCAGCTCCGCGACGGCCGGGCGGACGTGGCGCTCGTCCCCTCCCCCTTCGACGCGCGCCGCCTGGACTTCGAGCCGCTGCTGACCGAGCCCCGGCTGGTGGCGCTGGCGGCGAACGATCCGCTGGCGGCCAGGTCACGGCTGACCCTGTCGGATCTGGATGGCAGGCTCCTTCCCGACGGCGCCCCCGCCGAACAGGGCCCTTCGACCGGGCAGCCAGCCGCCGTGGCGCCCCACGGTCCCGTCTCGGACCTGACGCAGATCCTCAAACTGGTCGAACTGGGCACCATCGTCTGTTTCCTGCCCGTTTCAGTGGCGGATCGCTACCGCAGGGCGGGCATCGCGTACCTGGCCGTCGACGATCTGGAGCCCACGACCCTCGCCGTGATGTGGCCGCAGGACTCCCGCTCACCGGCCGTCGCCGCCTTCGTCAGAGCGGCCACCACGGTGGTGACGAGCGCGTTCGCCCTCACTCAGCGGAGCTGA
- a CDS encoding helix-turn-helix transcriptional regulator has protein sequence MADLLDTRASVRVVDGRTREETDVVVAAFDRLSADAVTALREVTVELGKPIVLVTDRIEEGGLAVAVACRVVAILPRSAATDSRVADSVRVAAAGGAGPPSDLLDRLAAHAERLHREMLEPSGPAGAALSSREIDVLRLMADGLDTQEIATELSYSERTVKNIIYAVTDRLRLRNRSHAVAYAIREGVI, from the coding sequence ATGGCCGATCTTCTCGACACACGCGCGTCCGTGCGAGTGGTCGACGGCCGCACACGGGAAGAAACAGATGTCGTCGTCGCCGCCTTCGACCGGCTTTCGGCCGACGCGGTCACCGCGCTGCGCGAAGTCACCGTCGAACTCGGCAAACCGATCGTGCTGGTGACCGACCGGATCGAGGAAGGCGGGCTCGCGGTCGCGGTGGCGTGCCGGGTGGTCGCCATCCTGCCGAGGTCGGCGGCGACCGACTCACGGGTGGCCGACAGCGTCCGCGTCGCCGCGGCGGGCGGGGCGGGCCCGCCGTCCGACCTGCTCGACAGGCTGGCCGCACACGCCGAGCGGCTCCACCGGGAGATGCTCGAGCCGAGCGGGCCCGCCGGGGCCGCGCTGTCGTCACGGGAGATCGACGTCCTGCGCTTGATGGCCGACGGGCTCGACACGCAGGAGATCGCCACCGAACTCTCCTACTCGGAACGAACGGTGAAGAACATCATCTACGCCGTCACCGACCGGCTGCGGCTGCGGAACCGGTCGCACGCGGTGGCCTACGCGATCCGGGAGGGTGTCATCTGA